Proteins from one Elgaria multicarinata webbii isolate HBS135686 ecotype San Diego chromosome 3, rElgMul1.1.pri, whole genome shotgun sequence genomic window:
- the LOC134395856 gene encoding monocarboxylate transporter 2-like isoform X3: MVSAAFCTSIFQLYICAGLITGLGLALNLQPSVIIIGKYFLKRRPIANGLAMAGSPVMLCTLAPLNQLLFDYFGWRGSFFILGALLLNCCVAGALFRPIGPTASSTKRQAKEPDTGIVEMADCTVEEKKDKDCCENFNKFLDLSLFKHRGFLIYLGGNVLMFLGFFAPIVFLAPYAKHLGIDEYSAAFLLSILAIVDMIARPATGIIANSKWVRPKIQYFFSFSIAFNGACHLLCPLATGYLGLVVYSVFYGLAFGMVCAMLFETLMDLVGASRFTSAVGLVTIVECFTILLGPPIGGTLIDRFGDYKYMFIKCGSVMVLAGIFLFIMNYYNYRMLAKEEKERKRHEMEKKDDGAVRIQTFPDKGDATNTEKMQGGHEKVPLKSEEDGLQNGNSQWLLS; encoded by the exons ATGGtttctgcagcattctgcacaagcATTTTTCAACTGTACATTTGTGCTGGACTCATCACAG GACTTGGCCTTGCCCTCAACCTCCAACCTTCAGTGATCATCATTGGAAAGTACTTCCTGAAAAGACGGCCAATAGCCAACGGCCTTGCCATGGCAGGAAGCCCTGTCATGCTTTGCACCCTTGCACCCTTGAATCAGCTCCTTTTTGACTACTTTGGATGGAGAGGAAGCTTTTTTATTCTTGGGGCACTTCTACTCAACTGCTGTGTGGCTGGAGCACTCTTCAGGCCCATTGGACCTACAGCTAGCTCCACTAAGAGGCAAGCTAAAGAGCCTGATACAGGCATAGTTGAAATGGCTGACTGTACAGTCGAAGAGAAGAAGGACAAAGACTGCTGTGAAAACTTTAACAAGTTTCTTGATTTATCTCTTTTCAAGCACAGGGGTTTCCTGATCTACTTGGGAGGGAACGTCCTCATGTTTCTAGGCTTTTTTGCCCCCATTGTCTTTTTGGCTCCTTATGCAAAGCACCTCGGGATTGATGAATATTCAGCAGCTTTCCTCCTTTCAATTCTTGCAATAGTTGATATGATAGCCAGACCAGCTACTGGGATAATTGCAAACAGCAAATGGGTGAGGCCCAAAATTCAGTATTTTTTCAGCTtctccattgctttcaatggtgCCTGCCACCTCCTGTGCCCCTTAGCAACAGGCTATTTGGGCCTAGTTGTGTATTCTGTCTTTTATGGACTGGCCTTTGGTATGGTTTGTGCGATGCTGTTTGAAACTCTTATGGACCTCGTTGGTGCCAGCCGCTTCACAAGTGCCGTAGGATTGGTCACCATAGTGGAATGTTTTACCATATTACTTGGGCCACCCATTGGGG GAACTCTTATTGACAGGTTTGGGGACTACAAATACATGTTCATTAAATGCGGGTCAGTGATGGTCTTGGCTGGGATATTCCTCTTCATTATGAATTACTACAACTACCGAATGCTTGcaaaagaagagaaggaaaggaaaaggcatGAAATGGAAAAGAAGGATGATGGAGCCGTTAGAATACAAACCTTTCCTGACAAAGGAGATGCCACGAACACagaaaaaatgcagggtggccatGAAAAGGTCCCTCTGAAAAGTGAGGAGGATGGACTACAGAATGGG AACTCTCAGTGGCTGCTAAGCTGA
- the LOC134395856 gene encoding monocarboxylate transporter 2-like isoform X2, whose protein sequence is MHMPGPISSILVGRFGSRPVVIFGGLLCGIGMVSAAFCTSIFQLYICAGLITGLGLALNLQPSVIIIGKYFLKRRPIANGLAMAGSPVMLCTLAPLNQLLFDYFGWRGSFFILGALLLNCCVAGALFRPIGPTASSTKRQAKEPDTGIVEMADCTVEEKKDKDCCENFNKFLDLSLFKHRGFLIYLGGNVLMFLGFFAPIVFLAPYAKHLGIDEYSAAFLLSILAIVDMIARPATGIIANSKWVRPKIQYFFSFSIAFNGACHLLCPLATGYLGLVVYSVFYGLAFGMVCAMLFETLMDLVGASRFTSAVGLVTIVECFTILLGPPIGGTLIDRFGDYKYMFIKCGSVMVLAGIFLFIMNYYNYRMLAKEEKERKRHEMEKKDDGAVRIQTFPDKGDATNTEKMQGGHEKVPLKSEEDGLQNGNSQWLLS, encoded by the exons GTCCCATTAGCAGCATTTTGGTGGGCCGTTTTGGTAGCCGACCGGTGGTCATATTCGGAGGTCTGCTATGTGGCATAGGGATGGtttctgcagcattctgcacaagcATTTTTCAACTGTACATTTGTGCTGGACTCATCACAG GACTTGGCCTTGCCCTCAACCTCCAACCTTCAGTGATCATCATTGGAAAGTACTTCCTGAAAAGACGGCCAATAGCCAACGGCCTTGCCATGGCAGGAAGCCCTGTCATGCTTTGCACCCTTGCACCCTTGAATCAGCTCCTTTTTGACTACTTTGGATGGAGAGGAAGCTTTTTTATTCTTGGGGCACTTCTACTCAACTGCTGTGTGGCTGGAGCACTCTTCAGGCCCATTGGACCTACAGCTAGCTCCACTAAGAGGCAAGCTAAAGAGCCTGATACAGGCATAGTTGAAATGGCTGACTGTACAGTCGAAGAGAAGAAGGACAAAGACTGCTGTGAAAACTTTAACAAGTTTCTTGATTTATCTCTTTTCAAGCACAGGGGTTTCCTGATCTACTTGGGAGGGAACGTCCTCATGTTTCTAGGCTTTTTTGCCCCCATTGTCTTTTTGGCTCCTTATGCAAAGCACCTCGGGATTGATGAATATTCAGCAGCTTTCCTCCTTTCAATTCTTGCAATAGTTGATATGATAGCCAGACCAGCTACTGGGATAATTGCAAACAGCAAATGGGTGAGGCCCAAAATTCAGTATTTTTTCAGCTtctccattgctttcaatggtgCCTGCCACCTCCTGTGCCCCTTAGCAACAGGCTATTTGGGCCTAGTTGTGTATTCTGTCTTTTATGGACTGGCCTTTGGTATGGTTTGTGCGATGCTGTTTGAAACTCTTATGGACCTCGTTGGTGCCAGCCGCTTCACAAGTGCCGTAGGATTGGTCACCATAGTGGAATGTTTTACCATATTACTTGGGCCACCCATTGGGG GAACTCTTATTGACAGGTTTGGGGACTACAAATACATGTTCATTAAATGCGGGTCAGTGATGGTCTTGGCTGGGATATTCCTCTTCATTATGAATTACTACAACTACCGAATGCTTGcaaaagaagagaaggaaaggaaaaggcatGAAATGGAAAAGAAGGATGATGGAGCCGTTAGAATACAAACCTTTCCTGACAAAGGAGATGCCACGAACACagaaaaaatgcagggtggccatGAAAAGGTCCCTCTGAAAAGTGAGGAGGATGGACTACAGAATGGG AACTCTCAGTGGCTGCTAAGCTGA